From a region of the Kaistia sp. 32K genome:
- a CDS encoding tRNA1(Val) (adenine(37)-N6)-methyltransferase encodes MLDTVFETTVDAFLGGRVEAVQPARGHHRSGLDAVILAAALGAGVQGRVVDLGAGAGVAGLSLAARAEGARVVLVEREEELAACARTALGLPANAGFAGRVDIVVADLLAGETRKAAGLLPESFDHALMNPPFHDQDRVRSSPDDFRARAHVLGAGGLDAWFRAAAALVRPQGTLAAILPADRLPAILSACEGRFGALAVLPVHPRANEPATRVLVRGIKGNRAGIRLMPGLPLHGSAGSAFLPGLAAILRDGASLSDIHPVWSDPNWGETALDPS; translated from the coding sequence ATGCTCGATACGGTGTTCGAGACGACGGTGGATGCGTTTCTGGGCGGGCGGGTCGAAGCCGTCCAGCCGGCGCGCGGCCATCATCGTTCCGGCCTCGATGCGGTCATCCTCGCGGCGGCGCTCGGCGCCGGCGTCCAGGGCCGCGTCGTCGATCTCGGCGCCGGGGCCGGCGTCGCCGGGCTGTCGCTGGCCGCCCGCGCCGAGGGCGCGCGGGTCGTGCTGGTCGAGCGCGAGGAAGAGCTCGCCGCCTGTGCCCGCACGGCGCTCGGGCTCCCGGCCAATGCCGGGTTCGCCGGCCGGGTCGACATCGTGGTGGCGGACCTGCTCGCCGGCGAGACGCGCAAGGCGGCCGGGCTGCTGCCGGAGAGCTTCGATCACGCCCTGATGAACCCGCCATTCCACGATCAGGACCGCGTCCGCTCCTCGCCGGATGATTTTCGCGCTCGCGCGCATGTGCTGGGAGCCGGTGGCCTCGATGCCTGGTTCCGCGCAGCGGCCGCCCTGGTCCGGCCGCAGGGCACGCTGGCCGCGATCCTGCCGGCCGACCGCCTGCCGGCGATCCTTTCGGCCTGCGAGGGCCGCTTCGGCGCGCTCGCCGTCCTGCCGGTGCACCCGCGCGCCAACGAGCCGGCGACCCGCGTGCTGGTGCGCGGCATCAAGGGCAACCGGGCCGGCATAAGGCTGATGCCGGGTCTGCCGCTGCATGGCAGCGCCGGCTCCGCCTTCCTGCCCGGCCTCGCCGCGATCCTGCGCGACGGCGCCTCGCTTTCCGACATCCATCCCGTCTGGTCCGACCCCAATTGGGGCGAGACCGCTCTCGATCCCTCCTGA
- a CDS encoding polyprenyl synthetase family protein → MGLVVPLDESKKKGAARIEPLVALVSADMERVNQIILSKAGSDVEMIPEVAQHLISSGGKRLRPMLTLAAARMSGYQGDGHVKLAASVEFMHTATLLHDDVVDESELRRGKLAARMLWGNQASVLVGDFLLGQAFRMMVEVGSLDALDVLSTAATVIAEGEVMQLSAAKNMATTEEDYLAVIKAKTAALFAAAAEVGPIIADNDPARREAFSDYGTYLGLAFQLIDDALDYGGNSADLGKKVGDDFREGKITLPVVLAYRRGSEAERAFWQRALEKGEIQDGDLEKAIAILRSHRTIEDTIERARQFGETAREALDVFPDSAWKDALVEVIDFCIERAH, encoded by the coding sequence GTGGGATTGGTAGTTCCGCTCGACGAGAGCAAGAAGAAGGGCGCAGCCCGGATCGAGCCTCTCGTCGCGCTTGTATCGGCCGACATGGAACGGGTGAACCAGATCATCCTGTCCAAGGCCGGGTCCGATGTCGAGATGATCCCAGAGGTCGCCCAGCATCTGATCTCCTCGGGCGGCAAGCGGCTTCGGCCGATGCTGACGCTCGCGGCCGCCCGGATGTCGGGTTATCAGGGCGACGGCCATGTGAAGCTCGCCGCCAGCGTCGAGTTCATGCACACGGCGACGCTGCTGCATGACGACGTGGTCGACGAAAGCGAGCTTCGGCGCGGCAAGCTGGCGGCGCGGATGCTCTGGGGCAACCAGGCGAGCGTGCTGGTCGGCGATTTCCTGCTCGGCCAGGCCTTCCGCATGATGGTCGAGGTCGGCTCGCTCGACGCGCTCGACGTGCTTTCCACCGCGGCGACCGTGATCGCCGAGGGCGAGGTCATGCAGCTTTCGGCCGCCAAGAACATGGCGACCACCGAAGAAGACTATCTCGCCGTCATCAAGGCGAAGACGGCCGCCCTCTTCGCCGCCGCCGCCGAAGTCGGCCCGATCATCGCCGACAACGATCCGGCGCGCCGCGAGGCGTTCAGCGACTACGGCACCTATCTCGGCCTCGCCTTCCAGCTGATCGACGACGCGCTCGACTATGGCGGCAACTCCGCCGATCTCGGCAAGAAGGTCGGCGACGATTTTCGCGAGGGCAAGATCACGCTCCCCGTCGTGCTGGCCTACCGGCGCGGCTCCGAGGCCGAGCGCGCCTTCTGGCAGCGCGCGCTGGAAAAGGGCGAGATCCAGGACGGCGACCTCGAGAAGGCCATCGCCATCCTGCGCTCGCACCGGACGATCGAGGACACGATCGAGCGGGCCCGCCAGTTCGGCGAGACCGCGCGCGAGGCGCTCGACGTCTTCCCGGACAGCGCCTGGAAGGATGCGCTGGTCGAGGTGATCGACTTCTGCATCGAGCGGGCGCACTGA
- a CDS encoding DUF2007 domain-containing protein, with translation MEELIRTNDMVMISFVEALLKDAGIEHLVVDQNMSVMEGSLGVLPRRILVLAEEADAARQLLTDAGIGGELRPETI, from the coding sequence ATGGAAGAGCTCATCCGCACGAATGACATGGTCATGATTTCCTTTGTCGAGGCCCTCCTGAAGGATGCCGGCATCGAACATTTGGTCGTCGACCAGAACATGAGTGTGATGGAAGGGTCGCTCGGCGTCCTGCCGCGACGCATCCTCGTGCTTGCCGAAGAGGCGGATGCGGCGCGCCAGCTCCTGACCGATGCCGGCATCGGCGGCGAGCTTCGGCCGGAGACGATTTAG
- a CDS encoding PA0069 family radical SAM protein — MPADPTLTASIDPDRRRGRGAQSNSSGRFERFQSIPFDDGWQTLDELPPFKTEVMPEKAKTIITRNDSPDLAFDRSINPYRGCEHGCSYCFARPTHAYMGLSAGLDFESKLFYKPDAAKLLEKELSDPDYKPRTIAIGTNTDPYQPIERQHRMMRDILEVLDRFNHPVGIVTKSALVLRDVDILGRMAERGLAKVALSITTLDRKLARDMEPRAATPGRRLDAVRGLADAGVPVGVLVAPIIPALNDSEVERILDAAVAAGATEAGYVLLRLPLEVSEIFKEWLLRHYPDRYRHVMSVLRSMRGGKDYDATFGKRQKGEGPYAWQIGRRFEIAARRLELNRRSLKLRTDLFSPPVRQPAQLSLF, encoded by the coding sequence ATGCCGGCGGACCCGACCCTGACCGCGTCGATCGATCCTGACCGTCGACGCGGACGTGGCGCCCAGAGCAACAGCTCTGGGCGCTTCGAACGCTTCCAGTCGATCCCCTTCGACGATGGCTGGCAGACGCTGGACGAGCTGCCGCCGTTCAAGACCGAGGTGATGCCCGAAAAGGCGAAGACGATCATCACCCGCAACGATTCGCCGGATCTCGCCTTCGACCGCTCGATCAATCCGTATCGCGGCTGCGAGCATGGCTGTTCCTACTGCTTCGCGCGGCCGACGCACGCCTATATGGGCCTGTCGGCCGGCCTCGATTTCGAATCGAAGCTCTTCTACAAGCCCGACGCCGCCAAGCTCCTGGAGAAGGAGCTTTCGGACCCGGACTACAAGCCGCGCACGATCGCCATCGGCACCAACACCGATCCCTACCAGCCGATCGAGCGCCAGCACCGCATGATGCGCGACATCCTCGAGGTGCTGGACCGCTTCAACCATCCGGTCGGCATCGTCACCAAATCGGCGCTGGTGCTGCGCGACGTCGACATTCTCGGCCGCATGGCGGAGCGCGGCCTCGCCAAGGTGGCGCTGTCGATCACCACGCTCGACCGCAAGCTGGCGCGCGACATGGAGCCGCGCGCGGCGACGCCGGGCCGCCGGCTCGACGCGGTCCGCGGGCTGGCGGATGCGGGCGTGCCCGTCGGCGTGCTCGTCGCCCCGATCATCCCGGCGCTGAACGATAGCGAGGTCGAGCGCATCCTCGACGCGGCCGTCGCCGCCGGCGCGACCGAGGCCGGCTACGTGCTGCTGCGCCTGCCGCTCGAGGTCAGCGAGATCTTCAAGGAATGGCTCCTCCGCCATTATCCCGACCGCTACCGGCACGTGATGTCGGTGCTGCGCTCGATGCGCGGCGGCAAGGACTATGACGCGACCTTCGGCAAGCGGCAGAAGGGCGAAGGCCCCTATGCCTGGCAGATCGGGCGGCGCTTCGAGATCGCGGCACGGCGGCTGGAGCTGAACCGGCGCAGCCTCAAGCTGCGGACCGACCTGTTTTCCCCGCCCGTCCGCCAGCCGGCGCAATTGAGCCTGTTCTAG
- a CDS encoding 4-(cytidine 5'-diphospho)-2-C-methyl-D-erythritol kinase — MTHPAGKTKGADSGAVLGAEFAPAKINLALHVTGRRADGYHELDSLVVFAGIGDTIEAIAEPGALTPALRIEGPFAAGLDIGPDNLVLRAARAHQAAGGAIGGFGLRLIKNLPVASGIGGGSADAAATLRLLGRIAPLPAASATLPDPIAATLGADVPMCLRSTPLRATGIGDRLTPARGLPRLPMLLVNPRAAVSTPAIFRALARADHAALPDLPADFADAAALAAWLHGTRNDLEAPAIATLPVIADGIAAVGATEHCLLARMSGSGATVFGIYPDDASAARAAERLAAAHPDWWIASTAAEGSD, encoded by the coding sequence GTGACGCATCCGGCCGGGAAAACCAAGGGCGCCGATTCTGGCGCCGTGCTCGGCGCGGAATTCGCGCCGGCGAAGATCAACCTCGCTTTGCACGTCACCGGCCGTCGCGCCGATGGCTATCACGAGCTCGACAGTCTCGTCGTGTTCGCCGGGATCGGCGACACGATCGAGGCGATCGCCGAACCCGGCGCCTTGACGCCGGCGCTCCGGATCGAAGGCCCCTTCGCGGCCGGGCTCGATATCGGGCCGGACAATCTCGTGCTGCGCGCCGCGCGGGCGCATCAGGCCGCTGGCGGCGCGATTGGCGGCTTCGGCCTTCGGCTCATCAAGAACCTGCCGGTTGCCTCCGGCATCGGCGGCGGTTCGGCCGACGCGGCGGCGACGCTGCGCCTGCTCGGCCGCATCGCGCCCCTCCCCGCCGCCTCGGCCACGCTTCCGGACCCGATCGCGGCGACGCTCGGCGCCGACGTGCCGATGTGCCTGCGCTCGACGCCGCTGCGCGCGACGGGGATCGGCGACCGGCTGACGCCCGCCCGCGGCCTGCCCCGGCTGCCGATGCTGCTGGTCAATCCGCGCGCCGCCGTCTCGACGCCGGCGATCTTCCGCGCGCTCGCCCGCGCCGACCATGCCGCCCTGCCCGACCTGCCGGCCGATTTCGCCGACGCCGCCGCGCTCGCCGCCTGGCTGCACGGAACTCGCAACGACCTCGAGGCGCCGGCCATCGCGACGCTTCCCGTCATCGCCGACGGGATCGCCGCCGTCGGCGCGACGGAACATTGCCTGCTGGCGCGGATGTCCGGCTCCGGCGCCACCGTGTTCGGGATCTATCCGGACGATGCGAGCGCCGCCCGCGCGGCGGAACGCCTCGCCGCCGCCCATCCGGACTGGTGGATCGCCTCGACGGCAGCAGAGGGCAGCGACTAG
- a CDS encoding tetratricopeptide repeat protein — protein MHRTLTSFVRPLRTVAVCFALLASTSLIATAAARAEPSISDLLDDAMPTLAGSYLAALSATNAQDYDAATLFFEEALSQDPENPLLLERTFTLLVANGDINRAIPLAEELVKLNPDNRMGRLVLGVKDLKAKKYPEAGKEFGLDDKGPLANILYGLLAAWAAEGQGQTDAALKIVETLQGPEWYGIFKNFNLALINANAGRTDAALAAITKAYQAEGSSMRVVEAYARLMARAGKTEEATKALESFTKNSVGHPVIAALLAEINAGKKPGPLVRNPQDGAAEVLYGLGSALGSESGGSDLATLYLRLALYLQPKNELVLMALGDLTQNAQRFERSIPIFDQVAKNSPLRRNADLQIALSYDAVGKHDDAAKRLKRLIAVNPRDIDALTTLATIHRTGKRYAEAAAMYTKAIDSITDDHARNALIYFFRGIAYERAQQWDKAEPDFLKALEIQPDEPQVLNYLGYSWIDRGLNLERATDMIKKAVELRPNDGYIVDSLGWAYYKQGKYDEAVGQLERAISLKADDATINDHLGDAYWKVGRKLEATFQWAHARDLNPEPEDKERILAKLAKGLDKVEETKVASAPAETATDGTSSAATAGETFTIGKGDSLWKIARDVYGDGELYSRLIDANRDKLRNPNLIVPGLVIDIPKLDKAE, from the coding sequence ATGCACCGCACGCTGACATCGTTCGTCCGACCGCTTCGCACCGTTGCGGTCTGTTTCGCATTGCTGGCCAGCACCAGCCTGATCGCCACGGCAGCCGCCCGGGCCGAGCCTTCGATCTCGGACCTGCTGGATGACGCCATGCCGACGCTGGCGGGCAGCTATCTGGCGGCGCTGAGCGCCACCAATGCGCAGGACTATGACGCGGCGACGCTCTTCTTCGAGGAAGCGCTGAGCCAGGATCCGGAAAACCCGCTCCTGCTCGAGCGCACCTTCACGCTGCTCGTCGCCAATGGCGACATCAACCGCGCGATCCCGCTCGCCGAGGAACTGGTCAAGCTCAATCCCGACAACCGGATGGGCCGGCTCGTGCTTGGCGTGAAGGACCTGAAGGCGAAGAAATACCCCGAGGCCGGCAAGGAGTTCGGCCTGGACGACAAGGGGCCGCTCGCCAACATCCTCTACGGATTGCTGGCGGCCTGGGCGGCCGAGGGCCAGGGACAGACCGACGCGGCGCTCAAGATCGTCGAAACGCTCCAGGGCCCCGAGTGGTACGGGATCTTCAAGAACTTCAACCTGGCGCTGATCAACGCCAATGCCGGCCGCACCGACGCGGCGCTCGCGGCGATCACCAAGGCCTATCAGGCCGAGGGCAGCTCGATGCGCGTCGTCGAGGCCTATGCCCGGCTGATGGCCCGCGCCGGCAAGACCGAGGAAGCGACGAAAGCCCTCGAGAGCTTCACCAAGAACAGCGTCGGCCATCCCGTCATCGCGGCGCTTCTGGCCGAGATCAATGCCGGCAAGAAGCCGGGCCCGCTCGTCCGCAATCCGCAGGACGGCGCCGCCGAGGTTCTCTATGGCCTCGGCTCGGCGCTCGGCAGCGAGAGCGGCGGCTCCGATCTCGCGACGCTCTATCTGCGGCTGGCGCTCTATCTGCAGCCGAAGAACGAGCTGGTGCTGATGGCGCTCGGCGACCTGACGCAGAACGCGCAGCGCTTCGAGCGCTCGATCCCGATCTTCGACCAGGTGGCGAAGAACTCGCCGCTCCGGCGCAACGCCGATCTGCAGATCGCGCTCAGCTACGACGCGGTCGGCAAGCACGACGACGCCGCCAAGCGGCTGAAGCGCCTGATCGCGGTCAATCCGCGCGACATCGACGCGCTGACCACGCTCGCCACCATCCACCGCACCGGCAAGCGCTATGCCGAGGCGGCCGCCATGTACACGAAGGCGATCGATTCGATCACCGACGACCATGCGCGCAACGCGCTGATCTATTTCTTCCGCGGCATCGCCTATGAGCGCGCCCAGCAATGGGACAAGGCCGAGCCCGACTTCCTGAAGGCGCTGGAGATCCAGCCGGACGAGCCGCAGGTGCTCAACTATCTCGGCTATAGCTGGATCGACCGGGGCCTGAACCTCGAGCGCGCCACGGACATGATCAAGAAGGCCGTCGAGCTGCGTCCGAACGACGGCTACATCGTCGATAGCCTGGGATGGGCCTATTACAAGCAGGGCAAGTACGACGAGGCCGTCGGCCAGCTCGAGCGCGCCATCTCGCTGAAGGCCGACGACGCCACCATCAACGATCACCTCGGCGACGCCTACTGGAAGGTGGGACGCAAGCTGGAGGCGACGTTCCAGTGGGCGCATGCGCGCGACCTGAACCCCGAGCCGGAGGACAAGGAGCGCATCCTCGCCAAGCTCGCCAAGGGGCTCGACAAGGTCGAGGAGACGAAGGTCGCCTCCGCCCCGGCGGAGACCGCCACGGACGGCACCAGCAGCGCCGCGACGGCGGGCGAGACCTTCACCATCGGCAAGGGCGACAGCCTCTGGAAGATCGCGCGCGACGTCTATGGCGACGGCGAGCTCTACAGCCGCCTGATCGACGCCAACCGCGACAAGCTGCGCAATCCGAACCTCATCGTTCCGGGTCTCGTCATCGACATTCCGAAGCTCGACAAGGCCGAGTGA
- a CDS encoding glycosyltransferase, which yields MISVILSTRNDELALAHALAALVPAAADGMVREVIVVDSGSTDGTVAVADAAGCKLVEGTGERGADLARGAGLARSDWLLFLSPDVMLEPGWQREARDFIDRLAMAGSGATRAASFRLAHAGFGWRSRLAETRAALRARLLAAPLPEQGLLVPSSLYRAVGGHRAEARRAESDLGRRIGRGRMSFLRARAISRGAAA from the coding sequence ATGATCAGCGTGATCCTCTCCACCCGCAATGACGAGCTGGCGCTGGCGCATGCGCTGGCGGCCCTCGTGCCTGCCGCCGCCGACGGCATGGTGCGCGAGGTGATCGTCGTCGACAGCGGCTCGACGGACGGCACGGTCGCCGTCGCCGACGCGGCCGGCTGCAAGCTCGTCGAGGGCACGGGCGAACGGGGCGCGGACCTCGCCAGGGGCGCGGGCCTCGCCCGGTCGGACTGGCTGCTCTTCCTGTCGCCGGACGTGATGCTCGAGCCCGGCTGGCAGCGCGAGGCGCGTGATTTCATCGACCGGCTGGCGATGGCCGGCAGCGGCGCGACGCGCGCGGCCTCCTTCCGCCTCGCCCATGCCGGCTTCGGCTGGCGCTCGCGTCTGGCCGAAACCCGCGCCGCTCTGCGCGCCCGTTTGCTGGCCGCGCCCTTGCCAGAGCAGGGCCTGCTGGTTCCCTCAAGCCTCTATCGCGCCGTCGGCGGTCATCGCGCCGAGGCCCGCCGCGCCGAGAGCGATCTCGGCCGCCGCATCGGCCGCGGCAGGATGTCGTTCCTGCGCGCCCGGGCGATCTCGCGCGGCGCCGCCGCCTGA
- a CDS encoding S49 family peptidase: MIIVIQDLKQSFLKLLPARFRQENVVVPVVRLSGVIGAVSALRSGMTLGSVAPQLARAFAMKRAPVVAILINSPGGSPVQSHLIFKRIRALAEENKKEVIVAVEDVAASGGYLIALAGDVVIADQSSVVGSIGVVSAGFGFEKLIEKIGVERRVYTAGESKAMLDPFKPEKETDIQHLKSLQRDVHDMFIELVRARRGGRLADDPTLFSGAFWSGTRGLELGLVDRIGDLRSYLRGRFGDKLRLLAVQPKRGVLARFGGGGGGGLVSAAIAANMVDSAVSTLEERAYWARFGL; the protein is encoded by the coding sequence CTGATCATCGTGATCCAGGACCTCAAGCAATCCTTCCTCAAGCTGCTTCCGGCGCGCTTCCGCCAGGAGAATGTCGTCGTCCCCGTCGTCCGGCTTTCCGGCGTCATCGGCGCGGTCTCGGCGCTGCGCTCCGGCATGACGCTCGGCAGCGTCGCGCCGCAGCTCGCCCGCGCCTTCGCCATGAAGCGGGCGCCGGTGGTGGCGATCCTGATCAACTCGCCCGGCGGCTCGCCGGTGCAGTCGCATCTGATCTTCAAGCGCATCCGGGCCCTCGCCGAGGAGAACAAGAAGGAAGTCATCGTCGCGGTCGAGGACGTCGCGGCCTCCGGCGGCTATCTGATCGCGCTCGCCGGCGACGTCGTCATCGCCGACCAGAGCTCGGTCGTCGGCTCGATCGGCGTCGTCTCGGCCGGCTTCGGCTTCGAGAAGCTGATCGAGAAGATCGGCGTCGAGCGCCGCGTCTATACAGCCGGCGAAAGCAAGGCGATGCTCGATCCGTTCAAGCCGGAAAAGGAAACCGACATCCAGCACCTGAAGTCGCTGCAGCGCGACGTGCACGACATGTTCATCGAGCTGGTGCGGGCGCGGCGCGGCGGGCGGCTTGCGGACGATCCGACGCTTTTCTCCGGCGCGTTCTGGTCGGGAACGCGGGGGCTCGAGCTCGGGCTGGTCGACCGGATCGGCGATCTGCGCTCCTATCTGCGCGGCCGTTTCGGCGACAAGCTGCGGCTTCTGGCGGTCCAGCCGAAGCGCGGCGTGTTGGCGCGGTTCGGCGGTGGCGGGGGCGGCGGCCTTGTCTCCGCCGCGATTGCGGCCAATATGGTGGATAGTGCTGTCTCCACACTGGAGGAGCGCGCCTACTGGGCCCGGTTCGGGCTGTAG
- the glyS gene encoding glycine--tRNA ligase subunit beta codes for MPDLLLELFSEEIPARMQRKAAEDLKKLVTDALVEAGLHYEGAKAFSTPRRLALTVTGIPTHSAATREDRKGPKVGAPDAAIQGFLRGAGLTSLDQAHVHSDPKKGDFYVAHIDKPGRDTKDVIATAIPTIIRSFPWPKSMHWGTGKLQWVRPLQAIVCTFGPETEEPEVIDFEIDGIRSGNVTYGHRFIAPSAIPVKRFDDYIEKLDHASVVLDADRRKDIILHDARDRVFALGLELVEDEGLLEEVAGLVEWPVVLVGTFEEDFLAIPPEVIRATIRANQKCFVVRRPGTTELANRFVLVSNIEAKDGGAAITAGNARVIRARLSDAKFFYDTDLKTRLEERLPKFEQIVFHEKLGTQAERILRLQKLAAAIAPLVGADVDKARRAALLAKTDLVTEVVGEFPEVQGLMGRYYAIAQGEDASVAAAIEDHYKPQGPGDRVPTDPVAIAVALADKLDTLTGFWAIDEKPTGSKDPYALRRAALGVIRIALSTNDKLSLNDAIAQAIVGYNDQTEAEALTAYETAQSTISTEDVDGEQDLDIALESFGRRLRRDLDAKTPAIIADLIAFFADRLKVQLRDQGARHDLVDAVFALGGQDDLLLISRRVEALGQFLDTEDGKNLLAGYRRAANILKAEEKKGESFEGTVDAAHLKLSEERALHVAIATARAEAEAAVAREDYEGAITALARLRAPVDAFFDKVLVNAEEAEVRVNRLNLLNAIRSATLAVADFSKVSG; via the coding sequence ATGCCCGATCTTCTGCTTGAACTCTTCTCCGAGGAAATCCCCGCCCGCATGCAGCGCAAGGCGGCGGAGGATCTGAAGAAGCTCGTCACCGACGCGCTCGTCGAGGCCGGCCTGCACTATGAGGGCGCCAAGGCGTTCTCGACCCCGCGCCGCCTGGCGCTGACCGTCACCGGCATCCCGACGCACTCCGCCGCGACCCGCGAGGATCGCAAGGGGCCGAAGGTCGGCGCGCCCGACGCCGCCATCCAGGGTTTTCTCCGCGGTGCCGGCCTTACTTCGCTCGACCAGGCGCATGTCCATTCGGATCCGAAGAAGGGCGATTTCTACGTCGCCCACATCGACAAGCCCGGCCGCGACACCAAGGACGTGATCGCCACCGCGATCCCCACCATCATCCGCTCCTTCCCGTGGCCCAAATCCATGCATTGGGGCACCGGCAAGCTGCAATGGGTGCGCCCGCTGCAGGCGATCGTCTGCACCTTCGGGCCGGAGACCGAGGAGCCGGAAGTCATCGATTTCGAGATCGACGGCATCCGTTCCGGCAACGTCACCTATGGCCACCGCTTCATCGCGCCGAGTGCGATCCCCGTGAAGCGCTTCGACGACTATATCGAGAAGCTCGACCATGCCTCGGTCGTGCTCGACGCCGACCGCCGGAAGGACATCATCCTGCATGACGCGCGCGACCGCGTCTTCGCGCTCGGGCTGGAGCTGGTCGAGGACGAGGGGCTGCTCGAAGAAGTCGCCGGCCTGGTCGAATGGCCGGTCGTGCTGGTCGGCACCTTCGAGGAAGATTTCCTGGCGATCCCGCCGGAGGTGATCCGCGCCACCATCCGCGCCAACCAGAAGTGCTTCGTCGTGCGCCGGCCCGGCACCACCGAGCTCGCCAACCGCTTCGTGCTCGTCTCGAACATCGAGGCGAAGGATGGCGGCGCGGCGATCACGGCCGGCAATGCCCGCGTCATCCGCGCCCGTCTCTCCGACGCCAAGTTCTTCTACGACACCGATTTGAAGACCCGGCTCGAGGAGCGCCTGCCGAAGTTCGAGCAGATCGTCTTCCACGAGAAGCTCGGCACCCAGGCCGAGCGCATCCTGCGCCTGCAGAAGCTCGCCGCGGCGATCGCGCCGCTGGTCGGCGCCGATGTCGACAAGGCCCGCCGCGCCGCGCTGCTCGCCAAGACCGACCTCGTCACCGAGGTGGTCGGCGAGTTCCCCGAGGTGCAGGGGCTGATGGGCCGCTACTACGCCATCGCCCAGGGCGAGGACGCCTCTGTCGCCGCGGCGATCGAGGATCACTACAAGCCGCAGGGCCCGGGCGACCGCGTGCCGACCGATCCGGTCGCGATCGCGGTGGCGCTCGCCGACAAGCTCGACACGCTGACCGGCTTCTGGGCGATCGACGAGAAGCCGACCGGCAGCAAGGACCCCTATGCGCTGCGTCGCGCCGCGCTCGGCGTCATCCGCATCGCGCTGTCGACCAACGACAAGCTGTCGCTGAACGACGCCATCGCCCAGGCGATCGTCGGCTACAACGACCAGACCGAGGCGGAAGCGCTCACCGCCTACGAGACGGCGCAGAGCACGATCTCGACCGAGGACGTCGACGGCGAGCAGGATCTCGACATCGCGCTGGAGAGCTTCGGCCGCCGGCTGCGCCGCGATCTCGACGCCAAGACGCCGGCGATCATCGCCGACCTGATCGCCTTCTTCGCCGACCGGCTGAAGGTGCAGCTGCGCGACCAGGGCGCCCGGCATGACTTGGTCGACGCCGTGTTCGCGCTCGGCGGCCAGGATGATCTGCTGCTGATTTCGCGGCGCGTCGAGGCGCTCGGCCAGTTCCTCGACACCGAGGACGGCAAGAACCTGCTCGCCGGCTATCGCCGCGCCGCCAACATCCTGAAGGCGGAAGAGAAGAAGGGCGAGAGCTTCGAGGGCACGGTCGACGCCGCGCATCTGAAGCTGTCCGAGGAGCGCGCGCTGCACGTCGCCATCGCCACGGCGCGAGCCGAGGCGGAGGCCGCCGTCGCCCGCGAGGACTATGAGGGCGCGATCACCGCGCTCGCCCGCCTGCGCGCGCCGGTCGACGCCTTCTTCGACAAGGTGCTCGTCAATGCCGAGGAGGCGGAAGTCCGCGTCAACCGCCTCAACCTCCTGAACGCCATCCGCAGCGCAACGCTCGCGGTGGCGGATTTCTCCAAGGTTAGCGGCTAA
- the moaB gene encoding molybdenum cofactor biosynthesis protein B produces the protein MADETLPFIPVRFAVLTVSDTRSLEDDRSGQTLAERIQSAGHVLAERAIVPDDIDEIRTIVSCWIEDDGIDVVITTGGTGFTGRDVTPEAVEPLFEKRMDGFSAVFHRLSYEKIGTATIQSRATAGVANSTFIFAIPGSPSACRDAWDGILSLQFDYRSRPCNFVEIMPRLDEHLKRGKLQA, from the coding sequence ATGGCCGACGAGACCCTGCCCTTCATTCCGGTCCGCTTCGCCGTGCTCACCGTCTCCGACACGCGCTCGCTGGAGGACGACCGGTCGGGCCAGACGCTGGCCGAGCGCATCCAGTCGGCCGGGCATGTGCTGGCCGAGCGCGCCATCGTCCCCGATGACATCGACGAGATCCGGACCATCGTCTCGTGCTGGATCGAGGATGACGGCATCGACGTCGTCATCACCACCGGCGGCACCGGCTTCACCGGCCGCGACGTCACGCCCGAGGCCGTGGAGCCGCTGTTCGAAAAGCGCATGGACGGCTTCTCGGCCGTGTTCCATCGCCTGAGCTACGAGAAGATCGGCACCGCGACGATCCAGTCGCGCGCCACCGCTGGCGTCGCCAACTCGACCTTCATCTTCGCGATTCCCGGCTCGCCCAGCGCCTGCCGCGACGCCTGGGACGGCATCCTCAGCCTGCAGTTCGATTATCGCAGCCGGCCGTGCAATTTCGTCGAGATCATGCCGCGCCTCGACGAGCACCTGAAGCGCGGCAAGCTCCAGGCCTGA